A region of Streptomyces sp. WMMC500 DNA encodes the following proteins:
- a CDS encoding DEAD/DEAH box helicase: MDANEWGDANEPGAAPAAGGTRPVGRPGARSGAPHVTPAARPDGRMRGTADRTAADGTADGPAHVSPRTALRRLAAREDRAARITHTEHLPPRGGRHADWPAGIRPEVTGAIEAAGIERPWAHQARMAAHALAGESVIAATGTASGKSLAYLAPVLSAALDGSEAPNGRGATALYVAPTKALAADQLRAVKALAAPLGKAVRPAVYDGDTPAEEREWVRLYANLVLTNPDMLHRGILPAHSRWSSFLRALRYVVIDECHTYRGVFGSHVAQVVRRLRRLCARYGADPVFLLASATAAEPGLSAQRLTGRAVAEVTDDASPRGEVAFALWEPPLTELHGERGAPVRRTATAECAELLTDLAVADVRTVAFVRSRRGAELVAMIAQDRLAAVDRALADRVAAYRGGYLADERRALEAALQSGELLGLAATSALELGVDVSGLDAVLIAGYPGTRASLWQQAGRAGRSGQGALAVLVARDDPLDTYLVHHPEALFHRPVESTVLDPDNPYVLAPHLCAAAAELPLTDADFTGDTAYFGAEAAGLLPQLADRGLLRRRGGGAAAAWHWTRRERACDLTDIRGGGGRPVDVVEDGTGRLLGTVDAAASHTTVHAGAVHLHQGRTYVVRTLDLEDNVALVERADPPYTTVARDTTSVSVLETEREIPWGDARLCFGSVEVTNHVVSFLRRRLITGEIMGETKLDLPPRTLRTRAVWWTVTDDQLDAADIAQDQLGGALHAAEHAAIGMLPLFATCDRWDIGGVSIPLHGDTLLPTVFVYDGHPGGAGFAERAFGVAHEWLSATRSAIAACECDTGCPSCVQSPKCGNGNDPLDKAAALRLLTTLLAAAEPRAEPGEVPGEVPPATRAADGG, from the coding sequence ATGGACGCGAACGAGTGGGGGGACGCGAACGAGCCGGGGGCGGCCCCCGCGGCCGGGGGCACCCGGCCGGTCGGCCGGCCCGGCGCGCGGTCCGGTGCACCCCACGTCACACCGGCCGCACGGCCGGACGGGCGGATGCGAGGCACGGCCGACCGCACGGCGGCGGACGGCACCGCGGACGGTCCGGCGCATGTCTCGCCCCGCACCGCGCTGCGCCGGCTCGCCGCCCGGGAGGACCGCGCCGCTCGCATCACCCATACGGAGCACCTGCCCCCGCGCGGCGGCCGGCATGCCGATTGGCCTGCGGGCATCCGGCCGGAGGTGACCGGCGCCATCGAGGCCGCCGGGATCGAGCGGCCGTGGGCCCATCAGGCGCGGATGGCGGCGCACGCGCTCGCGGGCGAGTCCGTGATCGCCGCCACGGGCACGGCGTCGGGCAAGTCGCTGGCGTATCTGGCGCCCGTGCTCAGCGCGGCGCTCGACGGCTCCGAGGCCCCCAACGGGCGGGGCGCGACGGCCCTGTACGTGGCGCCGACGAAGGCGCTGGCCGCCGACCAGTTGCGTGCGGTCAAAGCGCTGGCCGCCCCGCTCGGCAAGGCCGTGCGCCCGGCCGTCTACGACGGCGACACGCCCGCCGAGGAGCGCGAGTGGGTGCGCCTGTACGCCAACCTCGTCCTCACCAACCCCGACATGCTGCACCGCGGCATACTCCCGGCCCACTCCCGGTGGTCCTCCTTCCTGCGCGCCCTGCGCTACGTCGTGATCGACGAGTGCCACACCTACCGCGGCGTCTTCGGCTCCCACGTCGCCCAGGTCGTACGGCGGCTGCGCCGGCTCTGCGCCCGCTACGGCGCGGACCCGGTGTTCCTCCTCGCCTCCGCCACGGCGGCCGAGCCGGGGCTGTCGGCGCAGCGGCTGACGGGGCGGGCCGTGGCGGAGGTCACGGACGACGCGTCGCCGCGCGGGGAGGTCGCGTTCGCCCTGTGGGAGCCGCCGCTGACGGAGCTGCACGGCGAGCGGGGCGCGCCGGTGCGGCGCACGGCCACGGCTGAGTGCGCCGAGCTGCTGACGGACCTGGCGGTCGCGGACGTACGAACCGTCGCCTTCGTCCGCTCCCGGCGCGGCGCGGAGCTGGTCGCGATGATCGCCCAGGACCGGCTGGCGGCCGTCGACCGGGCGCTGGCGGACCGGGTCGCCGCCTACCGCGGCGGCTATCTGGCGGACGAGCGGCGGGCCCTGGAGGCCGCGCTGCAGTCCGGCGAGTTGCTGGGGCTGGCCGCGACGTCCGCGCTGGAGCTGGGCGTGGACGTGTCGGGGCTGGACGCCGTGCTGATCGCCGGCTACCCCGGCACCCGGGCCTCGCTCTGGCAGCAGGCCGGACGCGCGGGCCGGTCCGGGCAGGGCGCGCTGGCGGTGCTGGTTGCGCGGGACGACCCGCTGGACACGTACCTGGTGCACCACCCGGAGGCGCTCTTCCACCGGCCGGTGGAGTCCACGGTGCTGGACCCGGACAACCCGTACGTGCTCGCCCCGCACCTGTGCGCCGCAGCCGCCGAACTGCCGCTGACCGACGCCGACTTCACCGGCGACACGGCGTACTTCGGCGCCGAGGCCGCCGGGCTGCTGCCGCAGCTCGCCGACCGCGGGCTGCTGCGGCGGCGCGGCGGCGGCGCGGCAGCAGCCTGGCACTGGACCCGGCGGGAACGCGCCTGCGACCTCACCGACATCCGCGGCGGGGGCGGCCGCCCCGTCGACGTCGTCGAGGACGGCACGGGCCGCCTGCTCGGCACCGTCGACGCCGCGGCCTCCCACACCACCGTCCACGCCGGCGCCGTCCACCTCCACCAGGGCCGCACCTACGTGGTCCGCACCCTGGACCTGGAGGACAACGTGGCGCTCGTGGAGCGCGCCGACCCCCCGTACACCACCGTCGCCCGCGACACCACCTCCGTCTCCGTGCTGGAGACCGAACGCGAGATCCCGTGGGGCGACGCCCGGCTCTGCTTCGGGTCGGTCGAGGTCACCAACCACGTGGTCTCCTTCCTGCGCCGCCGGCTGATCACCGGCGAGATCATGGGCGAGACGAAGCTCGACCTGCCGCCGCGGACGCTGCGCACCCGCGCCGTCTGGTGGACCGTCACGGACGACCAACTGGACGCGGCGGACATCGCCCAGGACCAGTTGGGCGGCGCCCTGCACGCGGCGGAGCACGCCGCGATCGGCATGCTGCCGCTCTTCGCCACGTGCGACCGCTGGGACATCGGCGGCGTCTCCATACCCCTGCACGGCGACACCCTGCTGCCGACGGTCTTCGTCTACGACGGCCACCCCGGCGGCGCGGGCTTCGCCGAACGCGCCTTCGGCGTCGCCCACGAGTGGCTCAGCGCCACCCGCTCGGCGATCGCCGCCTGCGAGTGCGACACCGGCTGCCCGTCCTGCGTCCAGTCCCCGAAGTGCGGCAACGGCAACGACCCGCTGGACAAGGCGGCGGCGCTGCGCCTGCTGACGACGCTGCTGGCGGCGGCGGAGCCGCGGGCGGAGCCGGGGGAGGTGCCGGGGGAGGTGCCGCCGGCGACCCGGGCGGCGGACGGGGGCTGA
- the bldG gene encoding anti-sigma factor antagonist BldG, giving the protein MDLSLSTRTVGDRTVVEVGGEIDVYTAPKLREQLVELVNDGSYHLVVDMERVDFLDSTGLGVLVGGLKRVRAHEGSLRLVCNQERILKIFRITGLTKVFPIHTSVDEAVAAKD; this is encoded by the coding sequence GTGGACCTGTCCCTGTCGACGCGTACCGTGGGCGACCGCACGGTCGTCGAAGTCGGTGGCGAGATCGATGTGTATACCGCCCCCAAGCTGCGCGAGCAGTTGGTCGAGCTGGTCAACGACGGGAGCTACCACCTGGTCGTCGACATGGAGCGGGTCGACTTCCTCGACTCCACCGGCCTGGGTGTCCTCGTCGGCGGACTCAAGCGCGTCCGGGCCCACGAGGGCTCGCTGCGGCTGGTCTGCAACCAGGAGCGCATTCTGAAGATCTTCCGTATCACGGGCCTGACCAAGGTGTTCCCCATCCACACCTCGGTCGACGAAGCCGTCGCCGCGAAGGACTGA
- a CDS encoding ATP-binding protein, producing the protein MPTVELRFSALPEHVRTARLVAAAVARRAGVDEAVLDEVRLAVGEACLRAVGLHQHNGISGPVRVVLTEEEKKFSIEVGDDAPTAPGHVPAARSTAETHPDPDGDGNASGPGGDESGIDDEMGLAVISGLVDDVEVTAGESGGTIRMSWPAASAAAGA; encoded by the coding sequence ATGCCCACCGTTGAATTGCGCTTCAGTGCCCTTCCCGAGCACGTCCGCACGGCCCGCCTGGTGGCGGCCGCGGTCGCGCGCAGGGCGGGTGTGGACGAGGCGGTGCTCGACGAGGTGCGTCTCGCCGTCGGCGAAGCCTGCCTGCGCGCCGTCGGGCTGCACCAGCACAACGGGATTTCGGGGCCGGTGCGGGTGGTGCTCACCGAGGAGGAGAAGAAGTTCTCCATCGAGGTCGGCGACGACGCGCCGACGGCCCCCGGCCACGTGCCCGCGGCCCGCAGCACCGCCGAGACCCACCCGGACCCGGACGGCGACGGGAACGCCAGCGGCCCGGGCGGCGACGAGTCCGGCATAGACGACGAGATGGGCCTCGCGGTCATCAGCGGCCTTGTCGACGACGTCGAGGTCACCGCGGGCGAGTCCGGCGGCACGATCCGGATGAGCTGGCCGGCCGCCTCCGCCGCGGCGGGCGCCTGA